Sequence from the Erythrobacter insulae genome:
GCGAGCGTGGATTTTCCCGCGCCATTCGGGCCCATAATCGCGTGGACTTGTCCCGCAGGCACTTCCAGCGAAAGGCCTTTGAGGATGGCTTTCTTGCCTTGGGCGCCGTCAACTTCGGCGTGGAGGTTTTCAATTTTCAACATGCGAACAATCTCATCAAATTCTGTTGGTTTGGCGTCGCTGCTTAATCGCGGCGGCTGTAATAATCTTGCTTCGGATTCGCCTCGCGGTGCGCGCGGGCGGCATCGCGCTTGTCGCCGATACGGGCGCGCATACCGTGCGTGATCCGCTCCAGCACTTTGTCCATATCATCAAGGATATCCGAGGCACGGATGCGCATCACCTTGATGCCGACCGCCTCAAGGCTTTTGTCGCGGCGCGTGGCGAGCGTTTCGTTGTCGTCATCTTCAAAAATGTCGATGGCCATGCCGAGGCTGTGGCAATTGAAATCGACAATCGCACTGCCAACCACGGCAAAACGTTTGAACGTGTGGCGGCCCAGATCAGCGGTCGCGAACCGCGCAGCCAGCGCCTTGTGCGCAGGCGTAGCAAACCGCTTCATTTCGCGGGCGCGGTCATGCAGCTCGTCGAGCCGCTTGTCCGAAATCTTCCAACCGCGACCCTTTTTGTTGAGGTTCTCGGTGACGTCGCCTTGTTCGGAGGCAGGCTTGAGGGCGAGCTTCTTGCGGTCGGTCACCCCACGCTCCCCTCGAGAGAAATCGCCAGCAATTTCTGCGCTTCGACGGCGAACTCCATCGGCAGTTCCTTCAGCACATCCTTGGCAAAACCGTTGACGATCAGCGCCACAGCCTCTTCCTCGTCCAGCCCGCGTTGCTGCGCGTAGAACATCTGTTCGTCGCTGATTTTCGAGGTGGTGGCCTCATGCTCGATCTGCGCGCCGGGGTTTTTCACTTCGATGTAGGGCACGGTGTGCGCACCGCTTTTATCGCCGAGCAGCAGACTGTCACACTGGGTGAAATTGCGGACACCTTCGGCCTTCGGACCCACGCGAACGAGGCCGCGATAGGTGTTGTTCGAATGCCCGGCGCTGATCCCTTTGGAGATAATCGTCGAGCGTGAACCCTTGCCATTATGGATCATCTTGGTGCCGGTGTCGGCCTGTTGGTAATTGTTGGTCACAGCGACCGAATAAAACTCGCCAACGCTGTTTTCGCCGTTGAGAACGCAGGACGGATATTTCCATGTCACCGCGCTGCCGGTTTCCACCTGCGTCCAGCTGATTTTGGAGCGGTCGCCCTGACACAGCCCGCGCTTGGTCACAAAATTGTAGATCCCGCCCACGCCTTCGCTGTTGCCGGGATACCAATTCTGAACGGTTGAATATTTGATCTCGGCATCTTCCATCGCAACCAATTCGACCACGGCGGCGTGCAGCTGGTTTTCATCGCGCATCGGCGCGGTGCAACCTTCGAGATAGGACACGTAAGCGCCCTTTTCGGCGATGATCAGCGTGCGTTCAAACTGACCGGTGTTTTCGGCGTTGATGCGGAAATAGGTGCTGAGCTCCATCGGACAGCGCACGCCTTCGGGCACATAAACAAAAGTGCCATCGGAAAAGACCGCTGCGTTGAGACAGGCAAAATAATTGTCGCGCGTCGGCACAACCCGGCCCAGCCACTTCTTCACGAGCTCGGGATATTCTTTGATTGCTTCTGAGATCGAGCGGAAGATCACACCCGCCCGCATTAACTCCTCGCGAAAAGACGTCGCAACGCTGACACTGTCGAACACAGCGTCCACGGCGACTTTCTTTGCGCCTTTCACCCCGGCGAGAACTTCCTGTTCGCCCAAAGGAATGCCGAGTTTATCGTAGACGCGCTTTATTTCGGGATCGAGATCGTCAAGCGAGTCCAGCTCGATCTTTTTGGTGGGCGCGGCGTAATAATACGCATCCTGATAATCGATTTTCGGATAGCCGACCTTGGCCCAATCCGGCTCTTCCATTTCCTGCCACAGGCGGAATGCTTTCAGGCGCCAGTCGAGCATCCACTCCGGCTCGCCTTTTTTGCCGGAGATGAACCGAACGGTGTCTTCGTTCAGCCCTTTTTCCGCAAATTCGGTTTCAATGTCCGAAGACCAGCCGTGCTCGTATTCTCCGGCGTTCGCCGCAGCCGCCGCTTTGGCATCGGCATCAATTTCATCTTCATGGGTTTTGAGATCGACGTTTTCGGTCATGCCAGTTCTTTTTCAATTGAGAGAGGTTGGGGTCGCAGCTGGGTCAGGCTGATATTCGCCAGCGCGCTGCGCAGCGCGTCATTAATTACAGGCCAATGCGGCTTCATCGTACAGCGTGCCTCGTGATCGCAATCGCCAGTCGCCTCGATACAGGCCGTCAGCGCAATGGGCCCTTCGACCGCTTCGACAATATCCGCGACTGTGATTGCGGCGGCTGGCCGCGCGAGTTGCATACCGCCATTCGCGCCGCGTTCTGACCGCAGCAAACCGGCAGCAGTCAATTTGCTGACGAGTTTTTGCACGGTCGGTTTCGGCAGGCCGGTTTCAGCCGCGAGCTCGCTCGCACTGATCCGGCTTCCGCCGCAATGGCCGGCGGCCGCGCTCATCGTGATGACAGCGTAATCTGCGAGATTGGAAAGGCGCATGATGTTTAATTCGGACTGTTTTGATCCGAATTCAAGCCAAAACCCCTTGTTGCGAGTCGTTAGCGGTTTGAAAAGACTGGTCGATCACTCTCGCAAAGCCAGCGCGCAGGGTGCATCAGTCTTGCGGATTGGGTGCCGAACCGATGCTTCTGAATTGCTTTAGCCGATCGAGATTTTTCAAACGCAGCATGGTTTGAAACAGCGGCTCTTGCGGCCCGCCAAGCCGGGTTGGTGTGTAACCGCAATATCGCCGGATCTCGCGGATCATATGCGGTTGATCATAAAAAGCATCCGCAATTTCTGCTTCGGCTTCGTCGGTCAATTCAGGCTGCGCCAAAAGGCTGGCGGCTCTGACGGCGCGATATTTCCGCGCGAGCGCTCTGGGCGAAAGGCCAAAATATCGTGTGACCAATCGTTCACCTTGCCGGCGCGAATAATTCAGATTTCCAAACAGCGTCTCAACATCAGGATTGAGCGATGTGCCGAGCCACGCGACGCCTTGTTCGATCAACTTTTTGTGCGCAGCAGGGATCGGCTGAAGGCGCGGAGCGATCCAATCCGCCAGCAGCCTGCACCCCTCTTCGCCGGTGATCTGCCCTGACCGGTAAAGGTCATTGGTGGCTTTGGCGAAATCGTCAATTTCCGGTCCCAGCAATTCCGTAGCAGGCATGAAGCGATTGAAATTTTCATTCGCTGCGGATTGCGTAAGGGCGGCCCAGCCCAGCGGTGACAACGATGCGCCAATCGCGTGCCACGGGCCGGTCATTTTGAACGGGGCCGCAACATCGAAACCTGCGAGCAAATGGCCTTCACCCACCAGCGGATCGACCCGCCCCGATATATTGAGTTCTCCCGAGCCATACGGGAACAACACAAGCTGCGATAAAGCTCCGGGATGCCGGTCTTCAACCTCGCGCTCGTCCCAGGCAAAATGGAAAAGCGCCAGGACATGTTCGGCCAGGTCAGCCGGCGGGTTGTAATATTCAAGATGGAAAGGGGACGGCATGGCGGCTTATTGCGACCCGCCGCCGCACCGTCCCGATAGCCGGCATTCCGGGATGCTCTGATCCAGTGAAGGCCGGCTGGGCGCGAGGGTTAGATCGAAGTGCTTCATAGGTATTGTATGGCAGCGACATAAGAATGCGCAGCGGCATATCTAGAGCAGGTATCGGTATTTTTCGATGGCGTCACGCCCATTCGCCTCAACGCAGGATCTTGGCACTTTCGCCGTGCGCTTCCGGGTCAAGCGTATCCTGCATCAGGGACGCATTTTTGAAAGCGGTCGGCGTTCGCCCGGTGTATCGGCGGATATCCCGGATCAAATGTGCCTGATCAAAATAAATGCTGAGAATTTCAGCCCGCAATTCGTCGGACAAGTCAGGATTGGCGAGGAACATTGCAGCGCGGATCGCGCGATATCGCTTTAGCAAGCGCGAAGGCGACACGCCAAAGTAACGTTTGCAAAGACGCTGGGCCGACCGTGTCGATACGCCCACCTGCGCATACAATTCCTCAAGCGGCGGGTTCAGCGCGCTCGATAACCACGCATTCACCGCGCCGACAAAACGGGCATGCTCGGCGTTGATCGCACCAGACCGCTGTCTCACAGCTTCTGACATTACAGTGCATATCTTTCCGACGGATCCATCACCGGCTGCGAATTGCTGTGCCAGATCGCGCAACTGTTCAATCTCGTGCTGCGCGAAAATCTGGCTTGCAGGAACCATGCAATCGTTCACATCATCCGCGGCCAATCCCGAAAGACAATGCCAGCCAAGCGGCGTGAGCGACGCGCCAACAATCTTTAAAGGGCCATGCAGCGTAATTGGCGCTGCGCTCATCAGAGGTGCGGTGCAAGTGACCTGTTCGGACCGGTGAACCCCTTTGCCATCAGGCCGCAGATTAGAGTGGCCCTCGACATAGACCATCAGCTGCGCAGAATAGGCCGGCATCACCTCATCCAAAACGGCAGCATCGCTTGTTACGACAAAAAACGTATTGATCAGATCAGACAGGTCAGCCGGCGCCGCAATCAGCTCAAAACCGAAGGGTATCGGATCAGTAAGATCAAATTGGCTTAGCTGGGTCTGAGGCATCTCAACCTATTCGTTGCGCTGGCTTTCGATCCACTTGACCACGTTTTCATCGAGAATGTCCAGCGGCACCGGCCCGCTCAGCAGGACTGCATCGTGAAAACCGCCCCAATCAAAATCATCGCCGAGCTCTTTTTGCGCTTTACCGCGCAGCTCCATAATCTTGAGCTTGCCGATCATGTAGGCTGTGGCCTGGCCCGGTGTGGTGATGTAGCGTTCGATCGCTTTTACAACATCCCCTTCAGGATTGGGGGTATTGTCTTTAAGATATTGGATTGCCTCTTCGCGGGTCCAGCGTTTGGAATGCAGGCCGGTATCAACCACCAGACGACACGCCCGCCAAAGCTCCATGCCGAGCCGCCCGAAATCAGAATAGGAGTCTTGGTAAAAACCCATATCCTTGCCGAGTTCCTCTGTGTAGAGGCCCCAGCCTTCGGTGTAGGCTGTGACCCCGCCAAACCGGCGAAACGGCGGCACATTACCGAGCTCTGTCTGCAATGCGCGCTGCAAATGGTGGCCCGGAAAGCCTTCGTGATAGGCGAGCGCTTCAAGCTCGTTCTTTGACATATCCTGCAAACGATAAAGGTTCACGTAATAGGTGCCCGGGCGTGATCCGTCCGCCGCCGGGCTTTGATAAAATGCCTTGCCTGCGCTTTTTTCACGGAATGCCTCGACTGGCTTGATGATCATCGAAGCCTTTGGCAGCGTGCCGAAATAATCCGGCAACTTCTGCTCCATCGCATCAAGCTTTTCCTGAGCATCGGCCAGATAGGCCTCGCGCGTGGTGTAATAGAAACGTTCATCGGTCCGAGTGAATTCAAAGAAATCCTGCAGCGATCCTGCAAACCCGACTTCGCCCATGATTACGCGCATTTCACCATGGATGCGCTCGACCTCGCGCAGACCGATATTGTGAATTTCGTCCGCAGTCAGGTCCGTAGTCGTGTAGCTTTTGAGGCGCGCGGCATAGTATTCTTCGCCCTGCGGCAAGCGCCAGATCCCGTCGTCGGTCGGTGCAATTTTCTGTTGGCGCCGCATTTCGGCCAGCAGCCGCCTATAACCGGGAAGGGCGGATTGAGCCCAAGCTTGCTCTGCGTCTTCGATCATCCCTTCGGAATCGTCAGATGACAGTTCCAGCTTTGCCACTTTGGCGGAAAAATCCTCAAGCACGGCGTTTTCATCACCCGCAGCGATCAGGCTTTCGAGATCGGCGATGACATAGGGGTAAACCCAGTCGGGCGGCATGATGCCGGCCGCGGCCCGCTTGCGCGCCTGATCTGTCAGCATTTCCAGCTGCGGCCCG
This genomic interval carries:
- the sufB gene encoding Fe-S cluster assembly protein SufB; the protein is MTENVDLKTHEDEIDADAKAAAAANAGEYEHGWSSDIETEFAEKGLNEDTVRFISGKKGEPEWMLDWRLKAFRLWQEMEEPDWAKVGYPKIDYQDAYYYAAPTKKIELDSLDDLDPEIKRVYDKLGIPLGEQEVLAGVKGAKKVAVDAVFDSVSVATSFREELMRAGVIFRSISEAIKEYPELVKKWLGRVVPTRDNYFACLNAAVFSDGTFVYVPEGVRCPMELSTYFRINAENTGQFERTLIIAEKGAYVSYLEGCTAPMRDENQLHAAVVELVAMEDAEIKYSTVQNWYPGNSEGVGGIYNFVTKRGLCQGDRSKISWTQVETGSAVTWKYPSCVLNGENSVGEFYSVAVTNNYQQADTGTKMIHNGKGSRSTIISKGISAGHSNNTYRGLVRVGPKAEGVRNFTQCDSLLLGDKSGAHTVPYIEVKNPGAQIEHEATTSKISDEQMFYAQQRGLDEEEAVALIVNGFAKDVLKELPMEFAVEAQKLLAISLEGSVG
- a CDS encoding DUF559 domain-containing protein, producing the protein MTDRKKLALKPASEQGDVTENLNKKGRGWKISDKRLDELHDRAREMKRFATPAHKALAARFATADLGRHTFKRFAVVGSAIVDFNCHSLGMAIDIFEDDDNETLATRRDKSLEAVGIKVMRIRASDILDDMDKVLERITHGMRARIGDKRDAARAHREANPKQDYYSRRD
- a CDS encoding helix-turn-helix transcriptional regulator; its protein translation is MPQTQLSQFDLTDPIPFGFELIAAPADLSDLINTFFVVTSDAAVLDEVMPAYSAQLMVYVEGHSNLRPDGKGVHRSEQVTCTAPLMSAAPITLHGPLKIVGASLTPLGWHCLSGLAADDVNDCMVPASQIFAQHEIEQLRDLAQQFAAGDGSVGKICTVMSEAVRQRSGAINAEHARFVGAVNAWLSSALNPPLEELYAQVGVSTRSAQRLCKRYFGVSPSRLLKRYRAIRAAMFLANPDLSDELRAEILSIYFDQAHLIRDIRRYTGRTPTAFKNASLMQDTLDPEAHGESAKILR
- a CDS encoding DUF885 domain-containing protein; amino-acid sequence: MGRFAFAGISLVALAASACTPSSNAPLDSVSQASAVKAGAQNSVNLAAFFENYDAAGLKRSPQSKAYRGIRDADYGKWDDPSDEAAAADYRATQDAVAEMRAEYDRAALSEGDALSFRLFEMMAERSASLYPYREYDFLFDHRRGAHTGIPAFLINIHRVGSEQDALAYVERIAGIGPQLEMLTDQARKRAAAGIMPPDWVYPYVIADLESLIAAGDENAVLEDFSAKVAKLELSSDDSEGMIEDAEQAWAQSALPGYRRLLAEMRRQQKIAPTDDGIWRLPQGEEYYAARLKSYTTTDLTADEIHNIGLREVERIHGEMRVIMGEVGFAGSLQDFFEFTRTDERFYYTTREAYLADAQEKLDAMEQKLPDYFGTLPKASMIIKPVEAFREKSAGKAFYQSPAADGSRPGTYYVNLYRLQDMSKNELEALAYHEGFPGHHLQRALQTELGNVPPFRRFGGVTAYTEGWGLYTEELGKDMGFYQDSYSDFGRLGMELWRACRLVVDTGLHSKRWTREEAIQYLKDNTPNPEGDVVKAIERYITTPGQATAYMIGKLKIMELRGKAQKELGDDFDWGGFHDAVLLSGPVPLDILDENVVKWIESQRNE
- a CDS encoding SUF system Fe-S cluster assembly regulator; this encodes MRLSNLADYAVITMSAAAGHCGGSRISASELAAETGLPKPTVQKLVSKLTAAGLLRSERGANGGMQLARPAAAITVADIVEAVEGPIALTACIEATGDCDHEARCTMKPHWPVINDALRSALANISLTQLRPQPLSIEKELA
- a CDS encoding AraC family transcriptional regulator; the protein is MPSPFHLEYYNPPADLAEHVLALFHFAWDEREVEDRHPGALSQLVLFPYGSGELNISGRVDPLVGEGHLLAGFDVAAPFKMTGPWHAIGASLSPLGWAALTQSAANENFNRFMPATELLGPEIDDFAKATNDLYRSGQITGEEGCRLLADWIAPRLQPIPAAHKKLIEQGVAWLGTSLNPDVETLFGNLNYSRRQGERLVTRYFGLSPRALARKYRAVRAASLLAQPELTDEAEAEIADAFYDQPHMIREIRRYCGYTPTRLGGPQEPLFQTMLRLKNLDRLKQFRSIGSAPNPQD